A single region of the Coregonus clupeaformis isolate EN_2021a chromosome 16, ASM2061545v1, whole genome shotgun sequence genome encodes:
- the LOC121584994 gene encoding proliferating cell nuclear antigen: protein MFEARLVQGSILKKVLEALKDLITEACWDVSSSGISLQSMDSSHVSLVQLTLRSDGFDSYRCDRNLAMGVNLSSMSKILKCAGNEDIITLRAEDNADTLALVFETLNQEKVSDYEMKLMDLDVEQLGIPEQEYSCVVKMPSGEFARICRDLSQIGDAVMISCAKDGVKFSATGELGTGNVKLSQTSNVDKEEEAVTVEMNEPVQLIFALNYLNFFTKATPLSKTVILSMSADIPLVVEYKIADMGHVKYYLAPKIDEEAS, encoded by the exons ATGTTTGAGGCTCGCTTGGTACAGGGATCCATCCTGAAGAAAGTTTTGGAGGCTCTGAAGGACCTGATCACGGAGGCCTGTTGGGACGTGAGCTCGTCGGGTATCTCCCTCCAGAGTATGGATTCGTCCCACGTCTCCCTAGTCCAGCTCACCCTCCGCAGCGACGGGTTCGACTCTTACCGCTGCGACCGCAATCTCGCCATGGGAGTCAATCTTAGCAG TATGTCAAAGATCCTGAAGTGTGCTGGGAATGAGGACATCATCACTCTCAGAGCAGAGGACAACGCAGACACACTCGCCCTTGTCTTTGAGACACTCA aCCAGGAAAAGGTGTCCGACTATGAGATGAAGCTGATGGATCTTGATGTAGAACAGTTGGGAATCCCA GAGCAGGAGTACAGCTGTGTGGTGAAGATGCCATCAGGGGAGTTTGCCCGTATCTGCCGTGACCTTTCTCAGATTGGTGACGCCGTCATGATCTCTTGCGCCAAGGATGGAGTTAAGTTTTCTGCCACGGGAGAGCTGGGCACCGGCAACGTCAAGTTGTCCCAGACCAGCAATGTGGACAAGGAGGAGGAAGCT GTGACTGTTGAGATGAACGAACCAGTCCAGTTGATCTTCGCACTTAACTACCTAAACTTCTTCACCAAAGCCACACCCCTCTCCAAAACCGTCATCCTCAGCATGTCTGCAGACATCCCCCTCG TGGTGGAGTACAAGATAGCTGACATGGGCCACGTTAAGTACTACCTGGCACCCAAAATTGATGAGGAGGCTTCCTAA